A DNA window from Drosophila biarmipes strain raj3 chromosome 2R, RU_DBia_V1.1, whole genome shotgun sequence contains the following coding sequences:
- the LOC108022741 gene encoding macoilin isoform X2 — protein MKRRNADCGKLRRPIKRNKITEGMYGSTTVLYMKFLILWAIVMVADFMFMFRFEYLWPFWLLLRSVHDSFKYKGLAFSVLFVCIAITSDLVCLFFIPVHWLLFAASTYVWVQYVWHTDKGICLPTIILWMLFVYLEVGIRWKDSRHMPHLDLCRPFAAHCIGYPVVTLGFGFKSYVGYRMRQRKQREVAKDNEFYMQLLQQALPAEEATSEEAAAGATVTSSTVVVANGSASTPALVASSGGNAANGILATATQAQNHHEHHHSGGAGASSSNSSSNSNHHHHHHHNNNSGNSGSGHNSNSSGSGGGKDNSSSEGTTATASSYSAASAATGSAATAVAASTSSGSTTSSSATASAGKQSSASAGSTATTATSNGHAGGSRNHRRSVDKDKHRNKGDAADNEHNNGARHGGKNSSNSNNYHQVDSGAATATTTVTATSSNSKDKDKEKSDWDSSTNYPQQQQQQGAKEKHDKKAGNAVPNGNANHLEVEEAASAEPAPPAEKAPKGRRNRGKKDNAAKDNHSHQQQLAQQQKEKDKENTANNNNNDASSVSSSASSTSSNAIANLASKVVSKICETCLKLEADVKKYRAEISHMKQIENELRQKLDANLTSKSTLQAKQKECDELEKRIQELNNARHADMLNLQTIERRLNEERRQKQSLDSQLANEKKARKVAEEKAARPECSSQCKQRRQQMDEEQKRLRGDLKQTEEAKQLAVEHGRKVEQEYRMLEAKLRNRESSQPDPDMLLQALAVVQEKNATLEKNLSAETRVKLDLFSALGAAKRQIEISDNHRRSKEDEVIDLKAKIAQLLAVMPDNLCMNTGPHGPASSILRMNDTPPLQQSGPGPSSPMLMSAAQEYQQHQQHQQQQHQQHQQHQQHQQHQQHQQQQHQQHQQHQQHQQHQQQQHQQHQQHQQHQQHQQQHQQHQQQGGGGPGSQQQMVPVSVAAALQVAAANAAAANGNGGSTLDPNASVYTPKTGNMMVVSPVGMNPNGSDA, from the exons ATGAAGCGACGCAACGCGGATTGCGGCAAACTGCGGCGGCCGATTAAGCGCAACAAAATCACAGAGGGAATGTACGGCAG CACAACGGTTCTGTACATGAAGTTTCTGATCCTTTGGGCTATCGTGATGGTTGCCGACTTCATGTTCATGTTCCGCTTCGAGTACTTGTGGCCATTCTGGCTGCTCCTCCGCTCCGTGCACGATTCCTTCAAGTACAAGGGACTG GCATTCTCCGTACTGTTCGTGTGCATAGCGATAACGTCGGATCTGGTCTGTTTGTTCTTCATACCCGTTCACTGGCTGCTCTTCGCGGCCAGCACCTACGTTTGGGTGCAGTACGTCTGGCACACAG ATAAGGGGATCTGTTTGCCGACCATAATACTCTGGATGTTATTTGTCTACCTGGAGGTGGGCATACGATGGAAGGACAGTCGCCACATGCCGCACCTGGATCTCTGCCGGCCGTTTGCAGCGCACTG CATTGGCTATCCGGTTGTCACGCTCGGATTTGGCTTCAAAAGCTACGTGGGCTACCGCATGCGCCAGCGAAAGCAGCGCGAGGTAGCCAAGGACAACGAGTTCTACATGCAGCTCCTGCAGCAGGCTCTGCCCGCCGAGGAGGCAACCAGCGAGGAGGCGGCTGCGGGAGCGACAGTTACATCCAGCACCGTTGTGGTGGCCAACGGATCGGCCAGCACGCCGGCTCTGGTCGCATCATCCGGGGGAAACGCGGCGAACGGCATTTTGGCCACTGCCACGCAAGCACAAAACCATCATGAGCATCATCACAGCGGCGGCGCcggcgccagcagcagcaacagctcgAGCAATAGCAATcatcaccatcaccaccatcataacaacaacagtggcaacagcggcagcggccacaacagcaacagcagtggcAGCGGCGGTGGCAAGGACAACAGTAGTAGCGAAGGTACAACGGCGACCGCATCCTCGTACTCTGCGGCGTCAGCGGCCACAGGATCTGCGGCAACTGCAGTGGCGGCGTCCACGTCCTCCGGCTCAACCACGTCGTCGTCGGCAACGGCGTCTGCGGGCAAGCAGTCGTCGGCGTCTGCAGGATCTACGGCCACAACAG CAACCTCCAATGGTCACGCTGGTGGTTCAAGGAACCATCGACGCAGCGTGGACAAGGATAAGCATCGCAACAAGGGTGACGCCGCCGATAATGAGCACAACAATGGAGCACGACACGGGGGTAAAAatagcagcaacagcaacaactatCACCAAGTCGATAGCGGCGCTGCCACAGCAACCACAACAGTAACAGCCACATCAAGTAATAGTAAGGATAAGGATAAGGAGAAGTCAGACTGGGATAGTAGCACCAACTatccacaacaacagcagcagcagggggcAAAGGAGAAGCACG ACAAAAAGGCGGGAAACGCTGTTCCCAACGGAAATGCCAATCACCTTGAGGTCGAGGAGGCGGCCAGTGCGGAGCCAGCACCGCCTGCTGAAAAGGCACCCAAGG GTCGACGCAATCGCGGCAAGAAGGATAATGCAGCAAAGGACAATCACAGccatcagcagcagctggcTCAGCAACAAAAGGAGAAGGACAAGGAGAACacggccaacaacaacaataacgaCGCCAGCTCAGTATCATCGTCGGCAAGCTCCACCTCGAGCAATGCCATCGCCAACTTGGCCAGCAAGGTGGTCTCCAAGATCTGTGAGACCTGCCTCAAGCTGGAGGCCGATGTAAAGAAATATCGCGCTGAAATCAGCCATATGAAGCAAATCGAAAACGAACTGCGACAAAAACTAGACGCCAATCTCACCAGCAAGTCAACGCTGCAGGCCAAGCAGAAAGAGTGCGACGAGCTGGAGAAGCGCATCCAGGAGCTGAACAACGCCCGACACGCCGATATGCTCAACCTGCAGACGATCGAGCGGCGACTCAACGAGGAGCGCCGCCAGAAGCAATCCCTGGACTCGCAGCTGGCCAACGAAAAAAAGGCTCGCAAGGTGGCCGAGGAAAAGGCGGCTCGTCCGGAGTGCAGCTCCCAGTGCAAGCAGCGGCGCCAGCAGATGGATGAGGAGCAGAAGCGACTGCGAGGGGACCTCAAGCAGACAGAGGAGGCCAAGCAGCTGGCCGTCGAGCACGGGCGAAAAGTGGAACAAGAG TACCGCATGCTGGAGGCGAAACTACGGAACCGCGAGTCGTCACAGCCTGACCCCGATATGCTGTTGCAAGCCCTCGCCGTCGTTCAGGAAAAGAACGCCACGCTGGAGAAGAATCTATCCGCGGAGACGAGAGTCAAGCTGGACTTGTTCTCGGCTCTGGGCGCTGCCAAGCGCCAGATTGAAATATCTGACA ACCATCGTCGCTCCAAGGAGGATGAGGTCATTGATCTCAAGGCAAAGATTGCCCAACTTCTGGCCGTGATGCCAGACAACTTGTGCATGAACACGGGGCCACATGGACCGGCGAGCAGCATTCTGCGCATGAACGACACGCCGCCGCTGCAGCAGTCGGGCCCGGGACCGTCCTCGCCCATGCTCATGAGCGCTGCCCAGGAGTaccagcagcatcagcagcaccagcagcagcagcaccaacagcatcagcagcatcagcaacatcagcagcaccagcaacaccagcagcagcagcaccaacagcaccagcagcatcagcaacaccagcagcatcagcagcagcaacaccagcagcaccagcagcatcagcagcaccaacagcatcagcagcaacaccagcagcatcagcagcagggCGGCGGTGGCCCGGGCTCCCAGCAGCAAATGGTGCCGGTCAGCGTGGCTGCTGCCTTGCAGGTTGCCGCTGCCAATGCTGCTGCCGCCAACGGGAATGGCGGCTCAACGCTGGATCCCAATGCTAGTGTGTACACGCCTAAGACGGGCAACATGATGGTGGTGTCGCCGGTGGGCATGAACCCCAACGGATCGGATGCCTga
- the LOC108022744 gene encoding uncharacterized protein LOC108022744 → MLLNLIYGMLETISNAIYTTVATVWSVEQAVINLMMSTFLFALSVACHPLMVIPMVMGGYYIFRNCWYRRVKSPRLEHSFDGDGGLKAGIRNMTRTPRLPSYRSLGNLSKLENDASTDN, encoded by the exons ATGCTGCTAAACTTAATATATGGTATGCTGGAGACCATATCCAATGCAATCTACACGACCGTGGCCACCGTTTGGAGTGTTGAAC AGGCCGTGATCAACCTGATGATGTCCACATTTCTGTTTGCGCTGAGCGTAGCTTGCCATCCCCTGATGGTAATTCCCATGGTGATGGGCGGCTATTACATTTTCCGCAACTGCTGGTACCGTCGCGTCAAGAGCCCTAGGCTGGAGCACTCTTTCGATGGCGATGGCGGGCTGAAGGCTGGGATCCGTAACATGACACGTACTCCTCGCCTTCCCTCCTATCGCAGCTTAGGGAACCTCTCCAAACTTGAGAACGATGCATCCACTGATAACTGA
- the LOC108022741 gene encoding macoilin isoform X1, which produces MKRRNADCGKLRRPIKRNKITEGMYGSTTVLYMKFLILWAIVMVADFMFMFRFEYLWPFWLLLRSVHDSFKYKGLAFSVLFVCIAITSDLVCLFFIPVHWLLFAASTYVWVQYVWHTDKGICLPTIILWMLFVYLEVGIRWKDSRHMPHLDLCRPFAAHCIGYPVVTLGFGFKSYVGYRMRQRKQREVAKDNEFYMQLLQQALPAEEATSEEAAAGATVTSSTVVVANGSASTPALVASSGGNAANGILATATQAQNHHEHHHSGGAGASSSNSSSNSNHHHHHHHNNNSGNSGSGHNSNSSGSGGGKDNSSSEGTTATASSYSAASAATGSAATAVAASTSSGSTTSSSATASAGKQSSASAGSTATTGAATTSSTPVSALSALAASFSTQQRQQQPPPHQLGDGTSPATSWGRSSSSTSDGADADGCCGATSNGHAGGSRNHRRSVDKDKHRNKGDAADNEHNNGARHGGKNSSNSNNYHQVDSGAATATTTVTATSSNSKDKDKEKSDWDSSTNYPQQQQQQGAKEKHDKKAGNAVPNGNANHLEVEEAASAEPAPPAEKAPKGRRNRGKKDNAAKDNHSHQQQLAQQQKEKDKENTANNNNNDASSVSSSASSTSSNAIANLASKVVSKICETCLKLEADVKKYRAEISHMKQIENELRQKLDANLTSKSTLQAKQKECDELEKRIQELNNARHADMLNLQTIERRLNEERRQKQSLDSQLANEKKARKVAEEKAARPECSSQCKQRRQQMDEEQKRLRGDLKQTEEAKQLAVEHGRKVEQEYRMLEAKLRNRESSQPDPDMLLQALAVVQEKNATLEKNLSAETRVKLDLFSALGAAKRQIEISDNHRRSKEDEVIDLKAKIAQLLAVMPDNLCMNTGPHGPASSILRMNDTPPLQQSGPGPSSPMLMSAAQEYQQHQQHQQQQHQQHQQHQQHQQHQQHQQQQHQQHQQHQQHQQHQQQQHQQHQQHQQHQQHQQQHQQHQQQGGGGPGSQQQMVPVSVAAALQVAAANAAAANGNGGSTLDPNASVYTPKTGNMMVVSPVGMNPNGSDA; this is translated from the exons ATGAAGCGACGCAACGCGGATTGCGGCAAACTGCGGCGGCCGATTAAGCGCAACAAAATCACAGAGGGAATGTACGGCAG CACAACGGTTCTGTACATGAAGTTTCTGATCCTTTGGGCTATCGTGATGGTTGCCGACTTCATGTTCATGTTCCGCTTCGAGTACTTGTGGCCATTCTGGCTGCTCCTCCGCTCCGTGCACGATTCCTTCAAGTACAAGGGACTG GCATTCTCCGTACTGTTCGTGTGCATAGCGATAACGTCGGATCTGGTCTGTTTGTTCTTCATACCCGTTCACTGGCTGCTCTTCGCGGCCAGCACCTACGTTTGGGTGCAGTACGTCTGGCACACAG ATAAGGGGATCTGTTTGCCGACCATAATACTCTGGATGTTATTTGTCTACCTGGAGGTGGGCATACGATGGAAGGACAGTCGCCACATGCCGCACCTGGATCTCTGCCGGCCGTTTGCAGCGCACTG CATTGGCTATCCGGTTGTCACGCTCGGATTTGGCTTCAAAAGCTACGTGGGCTACCGCATGCGCCAGCGAAAGCAGCGCGAGGTAGCCAAGGACAACGAGTTCTACATGCAGCTCCTGCAGCAGGCTCTGCCCGCCGAGGAGGCAACCAGCGAGGAGGCGGCTGCGGGAGCGACAGTTACATCCAGCACCGTTGTGGTGGCCAACGGATCGGCCAGCACGCCGGCTCTGGTCGCATCATCCGGGGGAAACGCGGCGAACGGCATTTTGGCCACTGCCACGCAAGCACAAAACCATCATGAGCATCATCACAGCGGCGGCGCcggcgccagcagcagcaacagctcgAGCAATAGCAATcatcaccatcaccaccatcataacaacaacagtggcaacagcggcagcggccacaacagcaacagcagtggcAGCGGCGGTGGCAAGGACAACAGTAGTAGCGAAGGTACAACGGCGACCGCATCCTCGTACTCTGCGGCGTCAGCGGCCACAGGATCTGCGGCAACTGCAGTGGCGGCGTCCACGTCCTCCGGCTCAACCACGTCGTCGTCGGCAACGGCGTCTGCGGGCAAGCAGTCGTCGGCGTCTGCAGGATCTACGGCCACAACAGGTGCAGCAACCACTTCTTCCACTCCCGTCTCAGCTCTCTCTGCTTTGGCTGCCAGCTTCTCGacgcagcagcggcagcagcagccgcctcCACATCAGCTGGGGGACGGCACATCCCCGGCTACTTCATGGGGCCGTTCTTCCTCCTCGACTTCCGACGGTGCCGATGCTGACGGTTGTTGTGGTG CAACCTCCAATGGTCACGCTGGTGGTTCAAGGAACCATCGACGCAGCGTGGACAAGGATAAGCATCGCAACAAGGGTGACGCCGCCGATAATGAGCACAACAATGGAGCACGACACGGGGGTAAAAatagcagcaacagcaacaactatCACCAAGTCGATAGCGGCGCTGCCACAGCAACCACAACAGTAACAGCCACATCAAGTAATAGTAAGGATAAGGATAAGGAGAAGTCAGACTGGGATAGTAGCACCAACTatccacaacaacagcagcagcagggggcAAAGGAGAAGCACG ACAAAAAGGCGGGAAACGCTGTTCCCAACGGAAATGCCAATCACCTTGAGGTCGAGGAGGCGGCCAGTGCGGAGCCAGCACCGCCTGCTGAAAAGGCACCCAAGG GTCGACGCAATCGCGGCAAGAAGGATAATGCAGCAAAGGACAATCACAGccatcagcagcagctggcTCAGCAACAAAAGGAGAAGGACAAGGAGAACacggccaacaacaacaataacgaCGCCAGCTCAGTATCATCGTCGGCAAGCTCCACCTCGAGCAATGCCATCGCCAACTTGGCCAGCAAGGTGGTCTCCAAGATCTGTGAGACCTGCCTCAAGCTGGAGGCCGATGTAAAGAAATATCGCGCTGAAATCAGCCATATGAAGCAAATCGAAAACGAACTGCGACAAAAACTAGACGCCAATCTCACCAGCAAGTCAACGCTGCAGGCCAAGCAGAAAGAGTGCGACGAGCTGGAGAAGCGCATCCAGGAGCTGAACAACGCCCGACACGCCGATATGCTCAACCTGCAGACGATCGAGCGGCGACTCAACGAGGAGCGCCGCCAGAAGCAATCCCTGGACTCGCAGCTGGCCAACGAAAAAAAGGCTCGCAAGGTGGCCGAGGAAAAGGCGGCTCGTCCGGAGTGCAGCTCCCAGTGCAAGCAGCGGCGCCAGCAGATGGATGAGGAGCAGAAGCGACTGCGAGGGGACCTCAAGCAGACAGAGGAGGCCAAGCAGCTGGCCGTCGAGCACGGGCGAAAAGTGGAACAAGAG TACCGCATGCTGGAGGCGAAACTACGGAACCGCGAGTCGTCACAGCCTGACCCCGATATGCTGTTGCAAGCCCTCGCCGTCGTTCAGGAAAAGAACGCCACGCTGGAGAAGAATCTATCCGCGGAGACGAGAGTCAAGCTGGACTTGTTCTCGGCTCTGGGCGCTGCCAAGCGCCAGATTGAAATATCTGACA ACCATCGTCGCTCCAAGGAGGATGAGGTCATTGATCTCAAGGCAAAGATTGCCCAACTTCTGGCCGTGATGCCAGACAACTTGTGCATGAACACGGGGCCACATGGACCGGCGAGCAGCATTCTGCGCATGAACGACACGCCGCCGCTGCAGCAGTCGGGCCCGGGACCGTCCTCGCCCATGCTCATGAGCGCTGCCCAGGAGTaccagcagcatcagcagcaccagcagcagcagcaccaacagcatcagcagcatcagcaacatcagcagcaccagcaacaccagcagcagcagcaccaacagcaccagcagcatcagcaacaccagcagcatcagcagcagcaacaccagcagcaccagcagcatcagcagcaccaacagcatcagcagcaacaccagcagcatcagcagcagggCGGCGGTGGCCCGGGCTCCCAGCAGCAAATGGTGCCGGTCAGCGTGGCTGCTGCCTTGCAGGTTGCCGCTGCCAATGCTGCTGCCGCCAACGGGAATGGCGGCTCAACGCTGGATCCCAATGCTAGTGTGTACACGCCTAAGACGGGCAACATGATGGTGGTGTCGCCGGTGGGCATGAACCCCAACGGATCGGATGCCTga